In Heptranchias perlo isolate sHepPer1 unplaced genomic scaffold, sHepPer1.hap1 HAP1_SCAFFOLD_318, whole genome shotgun sequence, one DNA window encodes the following:
- the LOC137311250 gene encoding octapeptide-repeat protein T2-like — MTERKKKAERNENSAERKAGRDERREKREGEEERKGEIAEKKGKRAERKETKQRGREERKGKRAVKKLKSREETGVQRGKRRGKR; from the exons ATGACAG aaaggaaaaagaaagcaGAGAGGAACGAAAATAGTGCAGAGAGGAAAGCGGGAAGAgatgaaaggagagagaaaagagagggagaggaagagaggaaaggGGAGATAGCAGAGAAAAAAGGGAAGCGAGCCGAGAGGAAAGAAACGA AGCAGAGAGGAAGagaagagaggaaagggaagagagcagtGAAGAAATTGAAGAGCAGAGAGGAAACAGGAGTTCAGAGAGGAAAAAGGAGAGGAAAGAGGTGA